From a single Octopus sinensis linkage group LG5, ASM634580v1, whole genome shotgun sequence genomic region:
- the LOC115212324 gene encoding uncharacterized protein LOC115212324, producing the protein MASVGVSVQQVKHFNTDALILFLSKHGISQAGLKSLRDNQVEGEMLLEFTDADLKDIFEVFKDRFLIRKLLRELYGPNNSSCRLAKTIAPPTVSSSVVSNPHSVLASTSLSSSPITLPSQTFVTSTPKAIIPLPSPKITPEPILTQVTHVLPTKTVNLESYNKTSPLVIISNQQKKPSPNTTMSQLTDIQNPPLHTNNFIPTEQQDSEVGVVTSLHSNSLSVSNFVNSDTAIYSSPKTSDTSTTLIQQGEVQTHVIEDDDDVVDYPQNDVYIVDGWGACRIKEFTAEELLRRKVRRGRPTEAQRLGRSLLREAATTAKIWHRAPPLKMISAEKKEIFFRYICRAAPQLSRHKQFVWIRLGEALQNRRKYLSDKECGRRQMKRKHDPNLFMSTPHSLSSSLLFNNTYSTSVSATSTSLLPATSLLKNEFNPIVIDSSIETNLETLPTSTEQTINSISSVNLTTLIKEEAESEGIKY; encoded by the coding sequence ATAACCAGGTAGAAGGAGAGATGCTGCTGGAATTTACTGATGCCGACCTCAAAGATATCTTTGAAGTGTTCAAGGATAGATTTTTAATTCGGAAATTGCTTCGAGAACTTTATGGTCCAAACAACTCTTCATGCCGTTTAGCAAAGACCATTGCACCTCCAACAGTGAGCAGCTCTGTTGTATCAAATCCCCACTCAGTTCTAGCATCTACATCCTTATCTTCATCACCAATAACTTTGCCATCACAAACATTTGTGACATCAACACCCAAAGCTATAATACCTTTGCCCTCTCCCAAAATCACACCAGAACCCATTCTGACCCAAGTCACACATGTTCTTCCCACTAAAACAGTAAACCTGGAATCTTACAACAAAACATCTCCACTAGTTATTATTTCAAACCAACAGAAAAAACCCAGTCCAAATACCACTATGTCACAACTGACTGATATCCAGAACCCACCACTCCATACTAACAATTTTATTCCAACAGAGCAGCAAGATTCAGAAGTGGGAGTTGTAACTTCATTGCATTCAAACTCactttctgtcagtaattttgTCAATTCTGATACAGCTATTTATTCTTCTCCTAAAACTTCAGacacatccactacactcatacAACAGGGAGAAGTTCAGACACATGTgatagaagatgatgatgatgttgttgattatCCTCAGAATGATGTGTATATTGTTGATGGCTGGGGTGCATGCCGAATCAAAGAATTCACTGCTGAAGAGCTACTTCGAAGGAAAGTACGAAGAGGTCGTCCGACTGAAGCTCAGAGACTCGGACGCTCACTTTTGAGAGAGGCTgctacaacagcaaaaatatggcACAGAGCACCTCCTTTGAAGATGATTtctgcagaaaaaaaagaaattttctttcgCTATATCTGTCGCGCTGCACCACAGTTGAGTCGGCACAAGCAGTTTGTTTGGATTCGACTCGGTGAAGCATTACAGAACCGACGTAAATATCTCAGTGACAAGGAATGTGGTCGTCGACAAATGAAAAGGAAGCATGACCCAAATCTATTTATGTCAACACCTCATTCATTATCATCTAGTCTCTTATTCAACAATACTTACTCAACATCAGTTTCAGCAACATCTACGTCACTCCTTCCAGCAACATCTCTATTAAAAAATGAATTCAATCCTATTGTTATTGATTCTAGTATTGAAACCAACTTAGAGACATTACCAACATCAACTGAACAAACCATTAATTCTATAAGCTCTGTCAATCTTACCACTCTTATTAAAGAAGAAGCAGAATCAGAAGGTATCAAATACTAG